A stretch of DNA from Halobacillus litoralis:
CTCGTCGCCGCTCATACTGAAGATAAAAGCAAGTCATGGCAAGAAAGAAAACAGCATACGATCGACACCGTCCGGGAAGGTTCGTTTGAATTGAAAGCGTTGATTATAGCTGACAAGCTGGATAACTTACGCTCTCTGCAAAGTGACATTAAAACTTACGGCAACGAAGTTTGGAAAAACTTTAACGCAGGTGCCGATGCACAAAAATGGTACAACCAATCCATCGTTGAAGTGATGACAAACAGACTGAATTCAAGTGATGTTCCGAATTATTTTGATGAGTATATACAACTTGTTAAACAAACGTTTGATTAACAGAAAAATCCAGTCTCAGGAACCGAGACTGGATTTTTTATTGAGCAACTGATGGGAAAAAGCTCTCAATGATCTTTTCATCGGAGTGAGGAATTTCTTCCCCTTTGACGATTTGCGAATTGTTGATGCAGCCACTCGTCAAAAGAATAATATCTCCTTCTTCTCCCAACTGCATGGATTTACGAACGCCTGCTTCTCTGGTCAATGTTGGGTGTATGTTCGAAGCGATTGGATTCGTAAACCCAGTCATCACCTGATCGACCACGGATTGAGGATCATGATAGCCCGGGTGATCGACCGTGACAATCACTTCATCTGCTTTTCCTTCAATCGCTTTCGCCATCTTCGGCATTTTATTAAAATCCCGAATGCCGATGCCTGCAATCATGACGATTAAACGTCTATGATCAAGCTTCTTAACCTCCTCCAGCAACCTGTTTAAGGCTACGGGAGTATGCGCATAATCTAAAATCACTTTCTGGTTCATAGGTGTTTCAATGACCTGGAACCTTCCTTCAGGCCCTTCTAGGTTTGGAAGCACGTCCAATACTTCCTCCCAAGAATAGTTCAGATGGAATGCCGTAGCGATTGCGGCCAATACGTTCGCCACATTGTAGGTACCATAAACGGGAACGTAGACTTTTTTTCGTATCTCCCTTATAGGTAAGATCGAACAAAGACCCCTTTTCCATAACTTCAACGTTTTCCGCTGTCAGATCAGCCTGAGGATGACCTTCAATACTGTATGTCAGAAGACCATCATCCCCCATCGCTAAGAGCTCAGGAGCCATCCCTTCATCATCAATATTGACAACACGGTGGTCCGCCTGGTTGAACAAACGCATTTTACATTCCCTGTAATGATCGATGGTCCGGTGGTATTCCAAGTGCTCTTCAGAAAAATTTGTATGGACAGCCACATCATATTGGATTCCTTCCACCCTGCATTGATCAAGAGCAATCGATGAAACCTCCATAACCGCTCCTTCATCATCCAAGTTTCTTAAATCACGGAAAATCCGGTGCAGATCTAGAGACTCAGGTGTTGTTGGCGTGCTTTTCTTATATTGTAATTTTCGATTTGATGACCAAATTCCTGTCGTACCGATCGATCCAGTCGGAAGGCCGAGCAAGGTTAATAAAGACCGGATATAGGCCGTAACAGTCGTCTTGCCGTTCGTTCCTGTTACCCCAATGGTTTTCAGTTCATCATCTGCAAAGCTGAAGAACTCCTTTGAAAAAACAGACATGAATGCACGGACATTTTCTACAAGTAAGAAGGTTGTTCGGTCATAGATCCTTGAAAGCTCATCCAACACCGTTTCATCACTGCCAATGATCGTGGCAGCTCCCAGGCCGATGGCTTCTTCAATATATTCATGACCATCAAAGTTCTCCCCTTTCAAACAAAAGAAAGCAGCCGCTGGTTCGACTCTTTTTGAATGAAAAGCAAGACTTCTCACCTCTTGTTGAAGCGGGCCGTAAATATGTTTGATATGAAGTTTTTTTATATGTTCGAATTGTATCTTCATAGTCATTTTCCTCACTCTTTATATATGGTTTATCGTCGTCTTTTCGTAGCAAAAGTATGTATGGCAGACGGGGTGTTTTGACGGAAACAAAGCCACTATTTACCGTACGACCATGAGGTTCGTTTCCCTTAATCTACCTCGTCGCAAACGCAAAAGACACACTTAAAACAAAAACGGTCCACTATGCCTAGTTTTCTTCCAAATAAAACCACACCAGGTCATCCAGTATTTGGATGACCTGGTGTGGAATATAGAGCTAGATCAGTCATTTATCTTTCATGAGGAGGATGGTCAGGCTGATGAGTGTGACGAGAATCGTTGCCCCCATATCAGCTAAAATGGCGAACCATAAAGTGAGCCAACCTGGAATCGTAAGAAGAAGGGCGATCACTTTCAACCCAAGGGCAATCCCAATGTTCCATTTCACGACGGCATTCACTCGTTTCGCGATCCGGAAGGCATTCGGTAACTTACCGAGGTGGTCCTGCATGAGAACGATATCGGCGGTTTCAATCGCACTATCCGTTCCTTTCCCCATCGCAATTCCTAAATCAGCCATTGCAAGAGCCGGCGCATCATTGATGCCGTCTCCAATCATGGCAAGTTTGGAATTTCTTTTTAATTCATCGACTTT
This window harbors:
- a CDS encoding HD domain-containing protein produces the protein MIEKAKAFAAKAHQGQKRKNSSEDYVVHPIRVAEILEHAGFREKVICAGYLHDVVEDTPYTLQDIEREFGLDVRDLVAAHTEDKSKSWQERKQHTIDTVREGSFELKALIIADKLDNLRSLQSDIKTYGNEVWKNFNAGADAQKWYNQSIVEVMTNRLNSSDVPNYFDEYIQLVKQTFD
- a CDS encoding glutamate ligase domain-containing protein, whose amino-acid sequence is MLPNLEGPEGRFQVIETPMNQKVILDYAHTPVALNRLLEEVKKLDHRRLIVMIAGIGIRDFNKMPKMAKAIEGKADEVIVTVDHPGYHDPQSVVDQVMTGFTNPIASNIHPTLTREAGVRKSMQLGEEGDIILLTSGCINNSQIVKGEEIPHSDEKIIESFFPSVAQ
- a CDS encoding Mur ligase family protein translates to MTMKIQFEHIKKLHIKHIYGPLQQEVRSLAFHSKRVEPAAAFFCLKGENFDGHEYIEEAIGLGAATIIGSDETVLDELSRIYDRTTFLLVENVRAFMSVFSKEFFSFADDELKTIGVTGTNGKTTVTAYIRSLLTLLGLPTGSIGTTGIWSSNRKLQYKKSTPTTPESLDLHRIFRDLRNLDDEGAVMEVSSIALDQCRVEGIQYDVAVHTNFSEEHLEYHRTIDHYRECKMRLFNQADHRVVNIDDEGMAPELLAMGDDGLLTYSIEGHPQADLTAENVEVMEKGSLFDLTYKGDTKKSLRSRLWYLQCGERIGRNRYGIPSELFLGGSIGRASKPRRA